GTCGCACCCAGACCGCGTCGGCCGCATCCAGGGGCGGTACCGCCACGAAGGGCGGGGTCGACTGCGCCAGCCCGTCGAGCCGCGCCAGCAGGCGGTCGAGCTCGACCTCCCGGAATCCGCTGCCCACCCGACCGGCGTACTCCAGGCCGTGCTCGCCCGGAATGCCGACCAGCAGCGACCTGATGCGGCCGAGGCGAGTGCCGCTGCCCTTGCGGTAGCCGCCGATCACCACCTCCTGGGTGCGCGTGAGCTTCAGCTTCAGCCAGGCCTCGGTGCGCACGCCCGGCTGGTAGGTCGAGTCGGTGCGCTTGGCGACGAGCCCCTCGAGGCCGAGTCGCCGGCTCTCGGCGAACGCCTCCTCAGGGGTTCCGGATGCCGCGGCGGGCAGCTCGACCGGCACGCCCCGGCGCGGTCGGACGAGGCGTTCGAGGAGCTCCCGTCGACGGTGGTAGGCAAGGTCGGTGACGGAGGAGCCGGCGATCTCGAGCACATCGAAGAGCAGGAGCCGCACGGGCACGGCCGCCATCACGCGTTCGACCTCCCGCGGACGGGCGAGGTTCATGCGCTGCTGGATCCGCTCGAAGCTGGGCCTGCCATGGTCGTCGAGGGCGACGATCTCCCCGTCGACGAGAGCGTCGCCACGGAGGACCCGCGGCAGCCCGGCCAGCTCCGGATACGTCGCGGTGACGTCATTGCCGCGCCGGCTCAGCAGGCGGATGCCGCCGCCGTCGGCGCGCGCCAGCACCCGGATGCCGTCCCACTTCCACTCGAGCGCCCAGTCGCCGTGCGCCACCTGCCCGAGGGTGCCCGACGTCGCGAGCATCGGGCGCACGAGGATCGGCTCGACCTCGTGCGGGCCGTCGTCGGGCTCATGGGGCTCAGCGGGCGCGAGCGGGTCCGCTGCAAGCGCGGCGGGCTGAGTGGGCTCGGCGGGCTGGGCGGGCTCAGCGGGATGCGGCGGCTCGGTCGCCTCCGCCGCGCCTGCGGCATCCGTCACCGTCTCGGAGGACGTCTCGCTCGCGTGCCGCGCCTTCGACGACGGGCTCCAATGCCCCGGCCGCTGGTCTTTCATGCGATGCGCCAGCCAGTTGCTCTTCTCGCCCGAGCCCTCGGTGCGGATGAGCGCGAGCCGGACGTGACCGCCCAGCGGTCCGCCGGGCCGCCCCTCGAGGTCGACGATCACCTCGTCGTCCCGCCACTTCTCGGTCTCGTAGGTGCCGGTGTCCCAGACCGTCATGCTGCCGGCGCCGTACTGCCCGGAGGGGATCGTGCCCTCGAACACGAGGTACTCCATCGGGTGGTCCTCGGTCTGCACCGCGAGGTTGTTCCTGCCCGTGGTCTCGGGCACGCCCTTCGGCACCGCCCAGCTCTTCAGCACGCCGTCGCGCTCGAGGCGCAGGTCGAAGTGCAGGCGGCGGGCGTGGTGCTCCTGGATCACGAAGCGCGGAGGCCCGTCACCCTCCGCCCCCCAGGTCGACGACGGCATCGGCTCGGGCGTCGCGCCGGCGTCGCGCATGGAGAGGTACGTGGCCAACGGGCCGGATGCGCCCGCCGCGGCGAGCGGGGCGATCGGGTCGATCCCCTCGGCGACGCGGGCGAGCACCTCGTGTGCATCGAGGTGGCGCAGGCCGGGATCGTCGAGCTCCTCCCACGTGCGCGGCGCCGCGACCGTCGGCGTGGGACGGCCGCGCAGCGAGTACGGCGCGATCGTGGTCTTGTTCTGGTTGTTCTGGCTCCAGTCGATGAGCACCCGACCCTCGCGGAGCGTCTTGCGCATGCTCGACACGATGAGGTCGGGGTGATCGGCCTCGAGCGCCCTCGCGAGCTCGTGCGCGACCTCCGACACCTGCTGCGACGTCTGCGAGCCGTCGAGCGCCGCATACAGGTGGATGCCCTTGCTGCCGCTCGTCACCGGGAACGCCTCGAGACCCATGCCGTCGAGGATCGCGCGCACGAGTCGAGCGACCTCGGCGCACTCGAGCAACCCCATGCCGGGGCCCGGATCCAGGTCGAACACCATGCGATCGGGATTGCCGCGCGAGCCGTCGGGCGCGAACCGCCACTGCGGCACGTGGATCTCGAGCGACGCCTGCTGCGCCAGCCACACGAGGGCGGCGCGGTGGTCGACGATCGGGTAGGTCTTCGGACCGTCGGAGTGCTCGATGACGCCGCGGCGCATCCAGTCGGGGGCGTGCTCGGCGAGGTTCTTCTCGAAGAACACCTGGCCCGGGGCATCCGTGGTGCCGACGCCCTGCACCCACCGCTTTCGCGTGACCGGGCGGCCGACGACGAGCGGCACCATGACCGGGGCGATCTCCGCGTAGTAGGAGATCACCTCGCCCTTGGTCATGCCCGTCTCGGGATACATGACCTTGTCGAGGTTCGTCAGCCGGAGTCTCCGGCCGTCGACCTCCACGAGCTGGCGCGTACCCTCGGCCATGCTCACCATCTTGCCCGGTCCGCCCGCGAAGTGACGCGAATCGTCCGCCGAGGCGCCCCGGAAGGGCGATTCGCGTCATCTCGCGGGGCCGCGAGGCCGCTCGCGAATGCCGCAGGGGCTACCGCGCGGCATCCGCTGGGGTGTGTACTGGTGTGATGCGAGCCGTCTGGAAGGGGGCGGTCACATTCGGCCTGGTCAATGTGCCCGTCAAGTTGTACAGCGCCACCGAGGATCA
This DNA window, taken from Agromyces sp. 3263, encodes the following:
- a CDS encoding ATP-dependent DNA ligase, which encodes MAEGTRQLVEVDGRRLRLTNLDKVMYPETGMTKGEVISYYAEIAPVMVPLVVGRPVTRKRWVQGVGTTDAPGQVFFEKNLAEHAPDWMRRGVIEHSDGPKTYPIVDHRAALVWLAQQASLEIHVPQWRFAPDGSRGNPDRMVFDLDPGPGMGLLECAEVARLVRAILDGMGLEAFPVTSGSKGIHLYAALDGSQTSQQVSEVAHELARALEADHPDLIVSSMRKTLREGRVLIDWSQNNQNKTTIAPYSLRGRPTPTVAAPRTWEELDDPGLRHLDAHEVLARVAEGIDPIAPLAAAGASGPLATYLSMRDAGATPEPMPSSTWGAEGDGPPRFVIQEHHARRLHFDLRLERDGVLKSWAVPKGVPETTGRNNLAVQTEDHPMEYLVFEGTIPSGQYGAGSMTVWDTGTYETEKWRDDEVIVDLEGRPGGPLGGHVRLALIRTEGSGEKSNWLAHRMKDQRPGHWSPSSKARHASETSSETVTDAAGAAEATEPPHPAEPAQPAEPTQPAALAADPLAPAEPHEPDDGPHEVEPILVRPMLATSGTLGQVAHGDWALEWKWDGIRVLARADGGGIRLLSRRGNDVTATYPELAGLPRVLRGDALVDGEIVALDDHGRPSFERIQQRMNLARPREVERVMAAVPVRLLLFDVLEIAGSSVTDLAYHRRRELLERLVRPRRGVPVELPAAASGTPEEAFAESRRLGLEGLVAKRTDSTYQPGVRTEAWLKLKLTRTQEVVIGGYRKGSGTRLGRIRSLLVGIPGEHGLEYAGRVGSGFREVELDRLLARLDGLAQSTPPFVAVPPLDAADAVWVRPEVVGEIEFGEWTSTGVARHPRWRGLRPDKSPDEVVREA